Proteins found in one Canis aureus isolate CA01 chromosome 19, VMU_Caureus_v.1.0, whole genome shotgun sequence genomic segment:
- the TREX1 gene encoding three-prime repair exonuclease 1 isoform X2: MQEPARLHPESLLPDCYLAQRQAPIMGSQAPAQGPVQTLIFLDLEATGLPSSQPKVTELCLLAVHRCALESSPTPQGQRPTVPPPPRVVDKLSLCVAPGKACSPEASKITGLSTAVLAAHGRQRFDADLANLLQAFLRRQPQPWCLVAHNGDRYDFPLLQAELAVLGLASILDGAFCVDSIAALKALEQAASPSEHGPRKSYSLGSIYTRLYGQAPPDSHMAEGDVLALLSICQWRPQALLQWVDANARPFSTVKPMYGVTASAGTNPTPSATTATIPLARARDTSPNIGRGRKPKTLPPMEGPEASPREGLLAPLGLLAFLTLAIATLYGLSLATPGQ; the protein is encoded by the exons ATG CAAGAACCAGCCAGACTGCACCCTGAATCACTGCTGCCTGACTGCTACTTG GCTCAGCGGCAGGCACCGATCATGGGCTCGCAGGCCCCAGCCCAGGGTCCCGTGCAGACCCTCATCTTCTTGGACCTGGAGGCCACTGGCCTGCCTTCCTCTCAGCCCAAGGTCACGGAGCTGTGCTTGCTGGCTGTCCACAGATGTGCCCTGGAgagctcccccacccctcagggGCAACGTCCCACAGTGCCCCCGCCACCCCGGGTGGTAGACAAGCTCTCTCTGTGCGTGGCTCCAGGAAAGGCCTGCAGCCCAGAAGCCAGTAAGATCACAGGCCTGAGCACAGCTGTACTGGCAGCACATGGGCGTCAACGCTTCGATGCCGACCTGGCCAACCTGCTCCAAGCCTTCCTACGGCGCCAGCCACAGCCCTGGTGCCTTGTGGCACACAACGGTGACCGATACGACTTCCCCTTGCTCCAGGCAGAGCTGGCTGTCCTAGGCCTTGCCAGCATTCTGGATGGTGCCTTCTGTGTGGATAGCATTGCTGCCTTGAAGGCGCTGGAGCAAGCTGCCAGCCCCTCGGAGCATGGCCCAAGGAAGAGCTACAGCCTCGGTAGCATCTACACACGCTTGTATGGGCAGGCCCCACCAGACTCCCACATGGCCGAGGGTGACGTCCTAGCCCTGCTCAGCATCTGTCAGTGGAGGCCACAGGCCCTGCTACAGTGGGTTGATGCTAATGCCAGGCCTTTCAGCACTGTCAAGCCCATGTATGGGGTCACAGCCTCTGCTGGAACCAACCCAACACCATCTGCCACCACAGCCACTATACCCCTGGCTAGAGCCAGGGACACTAGTCCTAACATTGGCAGGGGCAGGAAGCCTAAGACCCTTCCTCCCATGGAGGGCCCTGAAGCCTCACCCAGGGAGGGATTGCTGGCCCCACTGGGCCTGCTGGCCTTCCTCACCTTGGCAATAGCCACACTGTATGGGCTCTCCCTGGCCACACCTGGGCAATAG
- the TREX1 gene encoding three-prime repair exonuclease 1 isoform X1, producing the protein MLGRDRPGLLTAGRASLRTAYRRLTLCFTSRHCCQQEPARLHPESLLPDCYLAQRQAPIMGSQAPAQGPVQTLIFLDLEATGLPSSQPKVTELCLLAVHRCALESSPTPQGQRPTVPPPPRVVDKLSLCVAPGKACSPEASKITGLSTAVLAAHGRQRFDADLANLLQAFLRRQPQPWCLVAHNGDRYDFPLLQAELAVLGLASILDGAFCVDSIAALKALEQAASPSEHGPRKSYSLGSIYTRLYGQAPPDSHMAEGDVLALLSICQWRPQALLQWVDANARPFSTVKPMYGVTASAGTNPTPSATTATIPLARARDTSPNIGRGRKPKTLPPMEGPEASPREGLLAPLGLLAFLTLAIATLYGLSLATPGQ; encoded by the exons ATGCTGGGGAGGGACAGACCTGGCCTGCTGACAGCAGGGCGGGCCTCACTTAGGACAGCCTATAGGCGGCTCACACTCTGTTTCACTTCCCGCCACTGCTGCCAGCAAGAACCAGCCAGACTGCACCCTGAATCACTGCTGCCTGACTGCTACTTG GCTCAGCGGCAGGCACCGATCATGGGCTCGCAGGCCCCAGCCCAGGGTCCCGTGCAGACCCTCATCTTCTTGGACCTGGAGGCCACTGGCCTGCCTTCCTCTCAGCCCAAGGTCACGGAGCTGTGCTTGCTGGCTGTCCACAGATGTGCCCTGGAgagctcccccacccctcagggGCAACGTCCCACAGTGCCCCCGCCACCCCGGGTGGTAGACAAGCTCTCTCTGTGCGTGGCTCCAGGAAAGGCCTGCAGCCCAGAAGCCAGTAAGATCACAGGCCTGAGCACAGCTGTACTGGCAGCACATGGGCGTCAACGCTTCGATGCCGACCTGGCCAACCTGCTCCAAGCCTTCCTACGGCGCCAGCCACAGCCCTGGTGCCTTGTGGCACACAACGGTGACCGATACGACTTCCCCTTGCTCCAGGCAGAGCTGGCTGTCCTAGGCCTTGCCAGCATTCTGGATGGTGCCTTCTGTGTGGATAGCATTGCTGCCTTGAAGGCGCTGGAGCAAGCTGCCAGCCCCTCGGAGCATGGCCCAAGGAAGAGCTACAGCCTCGGTAGCATCTACACACGCTTGTATGGGCAGGCCCCACCAGACTCCCACATGGCCGAGGGTGACGTCCTAGCCCTGCTCAGCATCTGTCAGTGGAGGCCACAGGCCCTGCTACAGTGGGTTGATGCTAATGCCAGGCCTTTCAGCACTGTCAAGCCCATGTATGGGGTCACAGCCTCTGCTGGAACCAACCCAACACCATCTGCCACCACAGCCACTATACCCCTGGCTAGAGCCAGGGACACTAGTCCTAACATTGGCAGGGGCAGGAAGCCTAAGACCCTTCCTCCCATGGAGGGCCCTGAAGCCTCACCCAGGGAGGGATTGCTGGCCCCACTGGGCCTGCTGGCCTTCCTCACCTTGGCAATAGCCACACTGTATGGGCTCTCCCTGGCCACACCTGGGCAATAG
- the ATRIP gene encoding ATR-interacting protein isoform X3 has protein sequence MAGTPAAGSRRRSGVPAPTSGPPPSTGHPPSKRARGFPAAAVPDPEDPFGAHGDFTADDLEELDTLASQALSQCQAAARDTSNVHKVPRLDGMSKTPAGKNRELVPVKDNFELEVLQTQYKELKEKMKAMEEEVLIKNGEIKILRDSLHQTESILEEQRRSHFLLEQEKTQALGDKEKEFSKKLQSLQSELQFKDAEMNELRTKLQSSERANKLAAPSIPHASPRKSPSVAIKPEASSPQFGKPSFPTKESFSANMSLPHPFQTEPGYKCLVGREVVENKSHSMGGDPVKQEESQKSLIDSWMQRSNTQGSILINLLLKQPLIPGSSLGLCHLLSSCSEAPTGTLLQPLGFGRFQCVFRVLPQCLSPESPLPSVLLTVELLSLLVDHEKLAPQLCSHSEGCLLLLLYMYITSRPDKVASETQWLQLEQEAVWLLAKLGVQSPSSPVTGSNCQCNVEVVRALTVMLHRQWLTVRRAGGSPRTDCQRRTVRCLRDTVLLLHGLSQKDKLFTVHCVEVLHQYDQVMPGVSMLIRGLPDVADCEEAALDDLCAAETDTDDPEMDCS, from the exons ATGGCCGGAACCCCCGCGGCGGGCAGCCGGAGGCGGAGCGGGGTCCCGGCGCCcacctctggccctccccccagCACCGGGCACCCTCCGAGCAAGCGAGCCCGGGGCTTCCCCGCGGCCGCCGTCCCAGACCCCGAAGACCCGTTCGGCGCGCACGGGGATTTCACAGCCGACGACCTGGAGGAACTCGACACCCTCGCGTCGCAGGCCCTGAGCCAGTGCCAGGCCGCGGCTCGGGACACGTCCA ATGTTCATAAGGTCCCCAGATTAGATGGGATGTCAAAAACTCCTGCTGGGAAAAACAGAGAACTTGTTCCAGTTAAAGATAATTTTGAATTAGAGGTACTTCAGACACAATACAAAGAACTTAAAGAAAAG ATGAAGGCAATGGAAGAAGAAGTCCtcattaaaaatggagaaataaaaatattgcgTGACTCACTGCATCAGACAGAATCCATCTTAGAGGAACAGAGAAGATCACATTTCCTTCTCGAACAAGAGAAAACTCAAGCACTTGGTGACaaggaaaaagaattttccaaaaag CTCCAATCATTGCAGTCTGAACTTCAATTTAAAGATGCAGAGATGAATGAATTAAGGACAAAGCTTCAGAGCAGCGAACGAGCAAATAAACTGGCTGCTCCCTCCATTCCCCATGCCAG TCCTAGGAAAAGCCCTTCTGTGGCTATAAAGCCAGAAGCTTCTTCTCCACAATTTGGAAAACCATCTTTCCCTACAAAGGAGTCTTTTAGTGCTAACatgtcccttccccaccccttccaGACAGAGCCAGGATATAAGTGCCTCGTGGGCAGAGAGG TTGTAGAGAATAAGAGCCACAGTATGGGAGGTGACCCCGTAAAGCAAGAAGAATCCCAGAAAAGTCTAATTGACAGCTGGATGCAGAGATCAAACACTCAAG GTTCCATTCTCATAAACCTTCTCCTGAAGCAGcctttgatcccagggtcatctTTAGGTCTGTGCCACCTCCTGAGCAGTTGTTCTGAGGCTCCTACTGGCACCCTGCTACAGCCACTGGGGTTTGGCAG GTTCCAGTGTGTGTTCCGGGTGCTGCCACAGTGCCTCAGCCCCGAGAGCCCCCTGCCCAGTGTGCTGTTGACTGTTGAGCTCCTCTCCCTCCTGGTGGACCATGAGAAGCTGGCCCCTCAACTCTGCTCCCACTCAG AAGGCTGTCTCCTCCTGCTGCTGTACATGTACATCACATCAAGGCCTGACAAAGTGGCCTCCGAGACCCAGTGGCTTCAACTAGAACAAGAG GCCGTGTGGCTCCTGGCTAAGCTTGGCGTGCagagcccctcctccccagtcACTGGCTCTAACTGCCAGTGCAACGTGGAG GTGGTCAGAGCACTCACAGTGATGCTGCACAGACAGTGGCTGACAGTACGGAGGGCAGGGGGGTCCCCAAGGACAGACTGCCAGAGGCGGACAGTGCGGTGTCTGCGGGACACAGTGTTGCTGCTGCACGGCCTGTCCCAGAAGGATAAGCTCTTCACTGTGCACTGCGTGGAGGTCCTGCATCAGTATGACCAGGTGATGCCAGGGGTCAGCATGCTGATTCGAGGGCTCCCTGATGTGGCCGACTGTGAAG AGGCAGCCCTGGATGACCTCTGTGCTGCTGAAACCGATACCGATGACCCCGAGATGGACTGTAGCTGA
- the ATRIP gene encoding ATR-interacting protein isoform X2, with protein sequence MAGTPAAGSRRRSGVPAPTSGPPPSTGHPPSKRARGFPAAAVPDPEDPFGAHGDFTADDLEELDTLASQALSQCQAAARDTSNVHKVPRLDGMSKTPAGKNRELVPVKDNFELEVLQTQYKELKEKMKAMEEEVLIKNGEIKILRDSLHQTESILEEQRRSHFLLEQEKTQALGDKEKEFSKKLQSLQSELQFKDAEMNELRTKLQSSERANKLAAPSIPHASPRKSPSVAIKPEASSPQFGKPSFPTKESFSANMSLPHPFQTEPGYKCLVGREVVENKSHSMGGDPVKQEESQKSLIDSWMQRSNTQGSILINLLLKQPLIPGSSLGLCHLLSSCSEAPTGTLLQPLGFGSTLTGISSLRTTGSRDGSFPLLALKEAQNLALTGLNLIARDESSFDGDPAEGGRRAFPLCQLPGAVHLLPLVQFFIGLHCQALQDLAAAKRNGAPGDSPTHSSCVSSGGEASLEDSPCNMEGFSVASLSVLQHLVCHSGAVVHLLLSDAGVDSAAREGNQSQVHRQDHRDVSSAPRGFANDQGQHPLLKMLLHLLSFSSSATGHLQASVLSQCLKILVKLAENASFDFLPRFQCVFRVLPQCLSPESPLPSVLLTVELLSLLVDHEKLAPQLCSHSGCLLLLLYMYITSRPDKVASETQWLQLEQEAVWLLAKLGVQSPSSPVTGSNCQCNVEVVRALTVMLHRQWLTVRRAGGSPRTDCQRRTVRCLRDTVLLLHGLSQKDKLFTVHCVEVLHQYDQVMPGVSMLIRGLPDVADCEEAALDDLCAAETDTDDPEMDCS encoded by the exons ATGGCCGGAACCCCCGCGGCGGGCAGCCGGAGGCGGAGCGGGGTCCCGGCGCCcacctctggccctccccccagCACCGGGCACCCTCCGAGCAAGCGAGCCCGGGGCTTCCCCGCGGCCGCCGTCCCAGACCCCGAAGACCCGTTCGGCGCGCACGGGGATTTCACAGCCGACGACCTGGAGGAACTCGACACCCTCGCGTCGCAGGCCCTGAGCCAGTGCCAGGCCGCGGCTCGGGACACGTCCA ATGTTCATAAGGTCCCCAGATTAGATGGGATGTCAAAAACTCCTGCTGGGAAAAACAGAGAACTTGTTCCAGTTAAAGATAATTTTGAATTAGAGGTACTTCAGACACAATACAAAGAACTTAAAGAAAAG ATGAAGGCAATGGAAGAAGAAGTCCtcattaaaaatggagaaataaaaatattgcgTGACTCACTGCATCAGACAGAATCCATCTTAGAGGAACAGAGAAGATCACATTTCCTTCTCGAACAAGAGAAAACTCAAGCACTTGGTGACaaggaaaaagaattttccaaaaag CTCCAATCATTGCAGTCTGAACTTCAATTTAAAGATGCAGAGATGAATGAATTAAGGACAAAGCTTCAGAGCAGCGAACGAGCAAATAAACTGGCTGCTCCCTCCATTCCCCATGCCAG TCCTAGGAAAAGCCCTTCTGTGGCTATAAAGCCAGAAGCTTCTTCTCCACAATTTGGAAAACCATCTTTCCCTACAAAGGAGTCTTTTAGTGCTAACatgtcccttccccaccccttccaGACAGAGCCAGGATATAAGTGCCTCGTGGGCAGAGAGG TTGTAGAGAATAAGAGCCACAGTATGGGAGGTGACCCCGTAAAGCAAGAAGAATCCCAGAAAAGTCTAATTGACAGCTGGATGCAGAGATCAAACACTCAAG GTTCCATTCTCATAAACCTTCTCCTGAAGCAGcctttgatcccagggtcatctTTAGGTCTGTGCCACCTCCTGAGCAGTTGTTCTGAGGCTCCTACTGGCACCCTGCTACAGCCACTGGGGTTTGGCAG TACCTTGACTGGGATTTCAAGCCTTAGAACCACAGGTTCTCGCGATGGGTCATTTCCCCTCTTGGCCCTGAAAGAAGCACAGAACCTGGCACTCACTGGATTGAATCTGATTGCCAGGGATGAAAGCTCGTTTGATGGAGACccagcagagggaggcagaagggccTTCCCACTCTGCCAGCTTCCTGGAGCTGTGCATCTCCTCCCCCTGGTACAGTTCTTTATCGGCTTACACTGCCAGGCTCTGCAAGATTTGGCAGCAGCCAAGAGAAATGGAGCACCTGGAGACTCACCGACACATTCCTCCTGCGTGAGCTCTGGGGGAGAGGCCAGCCTCGAGGACTCACCTTGCAACATGGAAGGCTTCTCTGTGGCTTCACTCAGTGTTCTTCAGCACCTGGTGTGCCACAGCGGAGCAGTCGTCCACCTATTACTGTCAGATGCAGGGGTGGATTCTGCTGCTAGGGAAGGAAACCAGAGCCAGGTTCACAGACAAGATCATAGGGATGTGTCCTCAGCCCCAAGGGGGTTTGCCAATGACCAAGGCCAGCATCCACTACTGAAGATGCTTCTTCACCTGTTGAGTTTCTCTTCATCAGCAACAGGTCACCTTCAAGCCAGTGTCCTGAGCCAATGTCTTAAGATTTTGGTGAAATTAGCTGAAAACGCTTCCTTTGATTTCCTGCCCAG GTTCCAGTGTGTGTTCCGGGTGCTGCCACAGTGCCTCAGCCCCGAGAGCCCCCTGCCCAGTGTGCTGTTGACTGTTGAGCTCCTCTCCCTCCTGGTGGACCATGAGAAGCTGGCCCCTCAACTCTGCTCCCACTCAG GCTGTCTCCTCCTGCTGCTGTACATGTACATCACATCAAGGCCTGACAAAGTGGCCTCCGAGACCCAGTGGCTTCAACTAGAACAAGAG GCCGTGTGGCTCCTGGCTAAGCTTGGCGTGCagagcccctcctccccagtcACTGGCTCTAACTGCCAGTGCAACGTGGAG GTGGTCAGAGCACTCACAGTGATGCTGCACAGACAGTGGCTGACAGTACGGAGGGCAGGGGGGTCCCCAAGGACAGACTGCCAGAGGCGGACAGTGCGGTGTCTGCGGGACACAGTGTTGCTGCTGCACGGCCTGTCCCAGAAGGATAAGCTCTTCACTGTGCACTGCGTGGAGGTCCTGCATCAGTATGACCAGGTGATGCCAGGGGTCAGCATGCTGATTCGAGGGCTCCCTGATGTGGCCGACTGTGAAG AGGCAGCCCTGGATGACCTCTGTGCTGCTGAAACCGATACCGATGACCCCGAGATGGACTGTAGCTGA
- the ATRIP gene encoding ATR-interacting protein isoform X1: MAGTPAAGSRRRSGVPAPTSGPPPSTGHPPSKRARGFPAAAVPDPEDPFGAHGDFTADDLEELDTLASQALSQCQAAARDTSNVHKVPRLDGMSKTPAGKNRELVPVKDNFELEVLQTQYKELKEKMKAMEEEVLIKNGEIKILRDSLHQTESILEEQRRSHFLLEQEKTQALGDKEKEFSKKLQSLQSELQFKDAEMNELRTKLQSSERANKLAAPSIPHASPRKSPSVAIKPEASSPQFGKPSFPTKESFSANMSLPHPFQTEPGYKCLVGREVVENKSHSMGGDPVKQEESQKSLIDSWMQRSNTQGSILINLLLKQPLIPGSSLGLCHLLSSCSEAPTGTLLQPLGFGSTLTGISSLRTTGSRDGSFPLLALKEAQNLALTGLNLIARDESSFDGDPAEGGRRAFPLCQLPGAVHLLPLVQFFIGLHCQALQDLAAAKRNGAPGDSPTHSSCVSSGGEASLEDSPCNMEGFSVASLSVLQHLVCHSGAVVHLLLSDAGVDSAAREGNQSQVHRQDHRDVSSAPRGFANDQGQHPLLKMLLHLLSFSSSATGHLQASVLSQCLKILVKLAENASFDFLPRFQCVFRVLPQCLSPESPLPSVLLTVELLSLLVDHEKLAPQLCSHSEGCLLLLLYMYITSRPDKVASETQWLQLEQEAVWLLAKLGVQSPSSPVTGSNCQCNVEVVRALTVMLHRQWLTVRRAGGSPRTDCQRRTVRCLRDTVLLLHGLSQKDKLFTVHCVEVLHQYDQVMPGVSMLIRGLPDVADCEEAALDDLCAAETDTDDPEMDCS; encoded by the exons ATGGCCGGAACCCCCGCGGCGGGCAGCCGGAGGCGGAGCGGGGTCCCGGCGCCcacctctggccctccccccagCACCGGGCACCCTCCGAGCAAGCGAGCCCGGGGCTTCCCCGCGGCCGCCGTCCCAGACCCCGAAGACCCGTTCGGCGCGCACGGGGATTTCACAGCCGACGACCTGGAGGAACTCGACACCCTCGCGTCGCAGGCCCTGAGCCAGTGCCAGGCCGCGGCTCGGGACACGTCCA ATGTTCATAAGGTCCCCAGATTAGATGGGATGTCAAAAACTCCTGCTGGGAAAAACAGAGAACTTGTTCCAGTTAAAGATAATTTTGAATTAGAGGTACTTCAGACACAATACAAAGAACTTAAAGAAAAG ATGAAGGCAATGGAAGAAGAAGTCCtcattaaaaatggagaaataaaaatattgcgTGACTCACTGCATCAGACAGAATCCATCTTAGAGGAACAGAGAAGATCACATTTCCTTCTCGAACAAGAGAAAACTCAAGCACTTGGTGACaaggaaaaagaattttccaaaaag CTCCAATCATTGCAGTCTGAACTTCAATTTAAAGATGCAGAGATGAATGAATTAAGGACAAAGCTTCAGAGCAGCGAACGAGCAAATAAACTGGCTGCTCCCTCCATTCCCCATGCCAG TCCTAGGAAAAGCCCTTCTGTGGCTATAAAGCCAGAAGCTTCTTCTCCACAATTTGGAAAACCATCTTTCCCTACAAAGGAGTCTTTTAGTGCTAACatgtcccttccccaccccttccaGACAGAGCCAGGATATAAGTGCCTCGTGGGCAGAGAGG TTGTAGAGAATAAGAGCCACAGTATGGGAGGTGACCCCGTAAAGCAAGAAGAATCCCAGAAAAGTCTAATTGACAGCTGGATGCAGAGATCAAACACTCAAG GTTCCATTCTCATAAACCTTCTCCTGAAGCAGcctttgatcccagggtcatctTTAGGTCTGTGCCACCTCCTGAGCAGTTGTTCTGAGGCTCCTACTGGCACCCTGCTACAGCCACTGGGGTTTGGCAG TACCTTGACTGGGATTTCAAGCCTTAGAACCACAGGTTCTCGCGATGGGTCATTTCCCCTCTTGGCCCTGAAAGAAGCACAGAACCTGGCACTCACTGGATTGAATCTGATTGCCAGGGATGAAAGCTCGTTTGATGGAGACccagcagagggaggcagaagggccTTCCCACTCTGCCAGCTTCCTGGAGCTGTGCATCTCCTCCCCCTGGTACAGTTCTTTATCGGCTTACACTGCCAGGCTCTGCAAGATTTGGCAGCAGCCAAGAGAAATGGAGCACCTGGAGACTCACCGACACATTCCTCCTGCGTGAGCTCTGGGGGAGAGGCCAGCCTCGAGGACTCACCTTGCAACATGGAAGGCTTCTCTGTGGCTTCACTCAGTGTTCTTCAGCACCTGGTGTGCCACAGCGGAGCAGTCGTCCACCTATTACTGTCAGATGCAGGGGTGGATTCTGCTGCTAGGGAAGGAAACCAGAGCCAGGTTCACAGACAAGATCATAGGGATGTGTCCTCAGCCCCAAGGGGGTTTGCCAATGACCAAGGCCAGCATCCACTACTGAAGATGCTTCTTCACCTGTTGAGTTTCTCTTCATCAGCAACAGGTCACCTTCAAGCCAGTGTCCTGAGCCAATGTCTTAAGATTTTGGTGAAATTAGCTGAAAACGCTTCCTTTGATTTCCTGCCCAG GTTCCAGTGTGTGTTCCGGGTGCTGCCACAGTGCCTCAGCCCCGAGAGCCCCCTGCCCAGTGTGCTGTTGACTGTTGAGCTCCTCTCCCTCCTGGTGGACCATGAGAAGCTGGCCCCTCAACTCTGCTCCCACTCAG AAGGCTGTCTCCTCCTGCTGCTGTACATGTACATCACATCAAGGCCTGACAAAGTGGCCTCCGAGACCCAGTGGCTTCAACTAGAACAAGAG GCCGTGTGGCTCCTGGCTAAGCTTGGCGTGCagagcccctcctccccagtcACTGGCTCTAACTGCCAGTGCAACGTGGAG GTGGTCAGAGCACTCACAGTGATGCTGCACAGACAGTGGCTGACAGTACGGAGGGCAGGGGGGTCCCCAAGGACAGACTGCCAGAGGCGGACAGTGCGGTGTCTGCGGGACACAGTGTTGCTGCTGCACGGCCTGTCCCAGAAGGATAAGCTCTTCACTGTGCACTGCGTGGAGGTCCTGCATCAGTATGACCAGGTGATGCCAGGGGTCAGCATGCTGATTCGAGGGCTCCCTGATGTGGCCGACTGTGAAG AGGCAGCCCTGGATGACCTCTGTGCTGCTGAAACCGATACCGATGACCCCGAGATGGACTGTAGCTGA
- the CCDC51 gene encoding mitochondrial potassium channel isoform X1, protein MTGHSTAFTMQHIVGVPHVLVRRGLLGRDLFMTRTLCSPGPSQPREKRPQEVALGLYHRLTALGRALGHDIRQRASSTATTWWDRYEEFVGLNEVREAQGNVTEAEKVFMVARGLVREAREDLEVHQAKLKEVRDRLDRISREDNQYLELATLEHRMLQEEKRLRATYQHAEDSEREKFSLFSAAVRESHEKERTRAERTKNWSLIGSVLGALIGVAGSTYVNRVRLQELKALLLEAQKGPASLQEAIREQASSYSLQQRDLHDLMVDLRGLVQAGPRQSSGAQAGTSPTRDRDTDVLSAALKEQLSHSRQVHSCLEGLRERLDGLEKTFSQTAEVVQLAKAAAHPGLVEQANGALPGSLLEQGSMILALSDMEQRLEAQVNRNTIYSTLVTSMTFVAALPILYMLFRPS, encoded by the exons ATGACAGGGCACAGCACCGCGTTTACCATGCAGCACATCGTGGGTGTGCCCCACGTGTTGGTGCGGAGGGGCCTCCTTGGAAGGGACCTCTTTATGACCAGGACTCTCTGCAGCCCAGGCCCTAGCCAGCCCAGAGAGAAAAGACCTCAGGAGGTGGCCCTGGGGCTGTATCATCGCCTCACAGCTCTGGGAAGAGCCCTGGGGCACGACATTCGGCAGCGAGCGTCCTCCACAGCCACAACTTGGTGGGACAGATATGAAGAGTTTGTTGGACTCAATGAGGTTCGAGAGGCCCAGGGAAACGTGACTGAG GCAGAGAAAGTGTTTATGGTGGCTCGAGGGCTTGTCCGAGAGGCTCGAGAAGACTTGGAAGTTCACCAGGCCAagctgaaggaggtgagggacCGCTTGGACCGCATCTCCAGAGAGGATAACCAATACCTAGAACTGGCTACGCTGGAGCACCGAATGCTGCAG GAGGAGAAGAGGCTTCGGGCAACCTATCAGCATGCTGAAGACTCTGAGCGAGAGAagttctccctcttctctgcagCTGTGCGAGAAAGTCATGAGAAGGAGCGCACTCGAGCTGAGAGGACCAAGAACTGGTCCCTCATTGGGTCAGTCCTGGGGGCCCTGATTGGTGTTGCTGGCTCCACCTACGTGAACCGTGTCCGGCTGCAGGAGCTGAAGGCATTGCTTTTAGAGGCACAGAAGGGTCCTGCTAGCCTCCAGGAGGCCATCCGAGAACAGGCATCCTCCTACTCCCTCCAGCAGAGGGACCTCCACGACCTCATGGTGGACCTAAGGGGCCTGGTACAAGCTGGGCCCAGGCAGAGCTCTGGAGCCCAGGCAGGTACTTCTCCCACCCGAGACAGAGACACTGATGTCCTTTCAGCTGCTTTGAAGGAGCAGCTCAGCCATTCCAGGCAGGTCCATTCCTGTCTAGAGGGTTTACGAGAGCGACTTGATGGCTTGGAAAAGACTTTCAGCCAAACGGCTGAGGTGGTTCAGCTTGCAAAGGCTGCAGCACATCCAGGCCTGGTGGAGCAAGCAAATGGGGCTCTGCCTGGCTCCTTGCTGGAACAGGGGAGCATGATCCTGGCACTGTCGGACATGGAGCAGAGGCTAGAAGCCCAGGTCAACAGGAACACCATCTACAGCACGCTGGTCACCTCTATGACATTTGTGGCTGCACTACCTATACTCTACATGCTGTTCAGGCCCAGTTAG
- the CCDC51 gene encoding mitochondrial potassium channel isoform X2, which yields MVARGLVREAREDLEVHQAKLKEVRDRLDRISREDNQYLELATLEHRMLQEEKRLRATYQHAEDSEREKFSLFSAAVRESHEKERTRAERTKNWSLIGSVLGALIGVAGSTYVNRVRLQELKALLLEAQKGPASLQEAIREQASSYSLQQRDLHDLMVDLRGLVQAGPRQSSGAQAGTSPTRDRDTDVLSAALKEQLSHSRQVHSCLEGLRERLDGLEKTFSQTAEVVQLAKAAAHPGLVEQANGALPGSLLEQGSMILALSDMEQRLEAQVNRNTIYSTLVTSMTFVAALPILYMLFRPS from the exons ATGGTGGCTCGAGGGCTTGTCCGAGAGGCTCGAGAAGACTTGGAAGTTCACCAGGCCAagctgaaggaggtgagggacCGCTTGGACCGCATCTCCAGAGAGGATAACCAATACCTAGAACTGGCTACGCTGGAGCACCGAATGCTGCAG GAGGAGAAGAGGCTTCGGGCAACCTATCAGCATGCTGAAGACTCTGAGCGAGAGAagttctccctcttctctgcagCTGTGCGAGAAAGTCATGAGAAGGAGCGCACTCGAGCTGAGAGGACCAAGAACTGGTCCCTCATTGGGTCAGTCCTGGGGGCCCTGATTGGTGTTGCTGGCTCCACCTACGTGAACCGTGTCCGGCTGCAGGAGCTGAAGGCATTGCTTTTAGAGGCACAGAAGGGTCCTGCTAGCCTCCAGGAGGCCATCCGAGAACAGGCATCCTCCTACTCCCTCCAGCAGAGGGACCTCCACGACCTCATGGTGGACCTAAGGGGCCTGGTACAAGCTGGGCCCAGGCAGAGCTCTGGAGCCCAGGCAGGTACTTCTCCCACCCGAGACAGAGACACTGATGTCCTTTCAGCTGCTTTGAAGGAGCAGCTCAGCCATTCCAGGCAGGTCCATTCCTGTCTAGAGGGTTTACGAGAGCGACTTGATGGCTTGGAAAAGACTTTCAGCCAAACGGCTGAGGTGGTTCAGCTTGCAAAGGCTGCAGCACATCCAGGCCTGGTGGAGCAAGCAAATGGGGCTCTGCCTGGCTCCTTGCTGGAACAGGGGAGCATGATCCTGGCACTGTCGGACATGGAGCAGAGGCTAGAAGCCCAGGTCAACAGGAACACCATCTACAGCACGCTGGTCACCTCTATGACATTTGTGGCTGCACTACCTATACTCTACATGCTGTTCAGGCCCAGTTAG